The Chryseolinea soli genome contains a region encoding:
- a CDS encoding MFS transporter: MRLTEVNRLRLLYFLILSCTASWLPLFADNLKSRGLSGIQIGIILSVTPISMFLVQPFVGMLADRWGFRRSMMVYSLMATIAFFLLQLDASFGMLVVMTVFMSVFYNGLQPVMDSLTLQLTQRDPTFSYGSVRLAGAAGWAVTGIVIGYFIDALDTRVIFLYSGASLLLVFFLSITIPHEYTKEKSTEEFSFGSALREIVTPSLLVILMAFFLVSAAATTIWNFYSIYMKENGASASLVGFGLSLQGLCEIPFFYFSDAIIRRIGLRNTLLLTTAATALRLLLYSLVHVPEMALPIEILHGLSWSLFWVAGVEYTNRLVAVRWRATGQSLLYAAYFGIGQITGNFWTGFLYDQHMPIASIFFLNFFVVALIVVLLAFTVKSVQRPATS, from the coding sequence ATGCGGCTTACAGAGGTCAACCGTTTACGGTTACTTTATTTTCTTATCCTGAGCTGCACAGCTTCATGGCTTCCTTTGTTTGCCGACAACCTGAAATCCCGCGGACTTTCCGGTATCCAGATCGGGATCATACTCAGCGTCACGCCCATCAGCATGTTTCTGGTCCAACCTTTCGTGGGCATGTTGGCCGACCGGTGGGGTTTTCGAAGAAGCATGATGGTGTATAGCCTCATGGCAACGATCGCTTTCTTTTTACTACAACTCGATGCCTCATTTGGCATGCTGGTGGTGATGACCGTTTTCATGTCCGTTTTTTACAACGGCCTGCAACCCGTCATGGACAGCCTCACCTTACAACTCACGCAACGCGACCCCACGTTTAGTTATGGAAGCGTGCGATTGGCCGGCGCGGCGGGATGGGCGGTTACGGGCATTGTGATCGGCTACTTTATCGACGCCCTGGACACGCGCGTGATCTTCCTGTATTCGGGTGCTTCGTTGTTGCTGGTTTTCTTTCTTTCGATCACGATCCCCCATGAATACACTAAGGAAAAATCGACTGAAGAATTTTCGTTCGGGTCGGCACTTCGCGAGATCGTTACGCCCTCGCTGCTGGTTATTTTGATGGCCTTCTTCCTGGTGTCTGCGGCGGCGACCACGATCTGGAATTTTTATTCGATCTACATGAAGGAGAATGGTGCCTCCGCATCGCTGGTGGGGTTTGGGCTCTCGTTGCAGGGTTTGTGTGAGATCCCGTTCTTTTATTTCAGCGACGCGATCATTCGCCGGATCGGTCTCCGCAACACGCTGCTGCTCACCACAGCGGCCACAGCGCTTCGGTTGTTGTTGTACAGCCTTGTGCACGTGCCGGAAATGGCATTACCGATCGAAATTCTGCACGGCCTTTCGTGGTCGTTGTTCTGGGTGGCGGGTGTGGAATATACCAACCGTTTGGTGGCGGTGCGGTGGAGAGCTACGGGGCAATCCCTTTTGTATGCGGCCTATTTTGGGATCGGTCAGATCACGGGAAATTTCTGGACTGGATTTTTATACGATCAACACATGCCGATCGCTTCCATTTTCTTCTTAAACTTTTTTGTGGTGGCCCTCATCGTGGTGCTCCTGGCGTTTACGGTGAAGTCCGTTCAGCGCCCGGCGACTTCCTGA
- a CDS encoding AraC family transcriptional regulator: MKVPRFIKIQFPENRSFDVVKVVRPYFVVPWHFHPEIEIMLVTQGQGTRFVGDSVERFEATDLVMLGPNLAHVWKSDDTHFKGNQFSLAEAIYIVFTHDSFGKEFFSVPEMDKVRELLVRSQKGIKFGAATKKQMVSKFQEALTLKGTEQFFLFMDILQILSESTDYSYLCSEHYKQKLDASDLHRLDSVLDYLLINFKNDIKLEDVASVANMSVNAFCRYFKDRTNKTAIQFLNEIRIEHAHKMLTETQFNVDQISVDSGFKNVSNFYQQFQKVTGVSPLKFRKEHKDKFF; the protein is encoded by the coding sequence ATGAAGGTTCCCAGATTTATAAAAATCCAATTTCCCGAAAACAGGTCTTTCGACGTCGTTAAGGTGGTTCGCCCTTATTTCGTAGTGCCGTGGCATTTTCACCCCGAGATCGAGATCATGCTGGTCACGCAGGGACAAGGCACCCGCTTTGTAGGCGACAGTGTGGAGCGTTTCGAGGCAACGGACCTGGTGATGTTGGGCCCCAACCTGGCGCACGTGTGGAAAAGCGACGACACCCATTTCAAAGGCAATCAATTCAGCCTCGCCGAAGCGATCTATATTGTCTTCACGCACGATTCATTCGGGAAGGAATTCTTTTCTGTTCCGGAAATGGACAAAGTGCGGGAATTGTTGGTGCGCTCTCAAAAAGGAATAAAATTCGGCGCGGCCACAAAAAAACAAATGGTGTCCAAATTCCAGGAAGCGCTCACGTTGAAGGGAACCGAGCAGTTCTTTTTGTTTATGGACATCCTGCAAATTCTTTCGGAGAGCACGGACTACAGCTACCTCTGTTCGGAACACTACAAACAAAAATTAGACGCCTCCGATTTGCACCGGCTCGACAGCGTGCTGGATTACTTGCTGATCAACTTTAAAAACGATATCAAACTCGAAGACGTGGCCAGTGTAGCCAACATGTCGGTCAACGCCTTCTGTCGTTATTTCAAGGACCGGACCAACAAAACCGCGATCCAATTCCTCAACGAGATCCGGATCGAACACGCTCACAAGATGCTGACGGAAACACAATTCAACGTCGACCAGATCAGCGTCGACAGCGGATTTAAAAATGTGTCCAACTTCTATCAGCAATTTCAAAAAGTGACGGGCGTTTCGCCGCTAAAATTCAGAAAGGAACACAAGGACAAATTTTTCTGA
- a CDS encoding VCBS repeat-containing protein — MKLWNAIIFVSGILAMGTFQRCTPERKESTLFERVDSSATHIGFVNVVPEQFGKLSVVEYLYYYNGGGVATGDINNDGLVDIFLVSNHGANKLYLNKGNFKFEDISHSAGIEGFSEWKTGVTLADVNGDGWLDIYVCALGNFNGLEGSNELYINNHDNSFTEQADRYGLDFSGMATQSAFFDYDHDGDLDLYLLTHAKHVARSYDRAMGQTLTDHAAVDHLFRNDNDMFKDVSVAAGIDTASLSYGLGLSVGDLNNDGWEDLYVGNDFYEGDEVYINQQNGTFKEQGKDFFPYFSRYTHGTDIADLNNDGLDDVMTLDIRADGNAHEKVTLTEDPWELFNYKKSYHYPAQFTHNTLQLNNAGKNFSEQSISAGVHATGWSWSTLLADFNNDGQKDIFITAGIPKALNDLDYLDFAHKDSLRYAVDLSDVHRKKALDMMPDGRASSRVFENIDGTHFQDRSQPWGIDLPGYASGAAYADLDNDGDLDVITNTINGQASVFKNHTRENNNSNYLTVRLTGEGKNTGGIGAVVHLFVKSIHQKLQVMPTRGFLSAVSNDLFFGLKDNATVDSLIVQWPSGKRQRLEGVRSNTTLVVDEKNASLKKPSSLAAAEPALFEDGPTQAYQHKENEYFDFYREPLIPFLISREGPALAVGDVNGDGQEDYFVGGAKHQSGALFLQQREGSFQLSKQPAFDKDAVFEDVDATFVDVDNDKDLDLYVVSGGNEFYGTMENQQDRLYRNDGHGNFSRDAAALPKLLQNKSCVRPCDIDKDGDIDLFVGGRVVPFQYGTPASSYILINDGHGKFTDESIRHPAMGSLGMITNAQWLDIDKDNDADLVVVGDWTPVRLFINENGTLRESALLDDTSPIKNLNGFWQGMAAGDFDKDGDVDFAVGNLGFNSVLHAGYKTLWLFQTDIRLSGKHSPAITARETMDGHVYPVAQWNEMMTVMPENFKEVFPTHKSYSGVSMEDLSKQIGFSYPAKTNVDQFASLYFENRNGKFIAKALPDAAQLTKIFSIVANDFNGDGHEDLLLAGNTTSISPVQGEYLAGRGAVLLGDGKGSFLAATINATGLNNTKEVRNIKPIRLGNGRRGFLFAHNNDSLQLRILIK, encoded by the coding sequence ATGAAACTTTGGAATGCTATCATTTTTGTATCCGGAATTTTGGCCATGGGCACTTTTCAGCGTTGTACGCCGGAGCGGAAAGAATCAACTTTATTTGAGCGAGTAGATTCGTCCGCGACGCACATCGGCTTTGTAAATGTTGTACCGGAGCAATTCGGCAAGTTGTCGGTGGTGGAATATCTTTATTATTACAATGGCGGCGGGGTGGCTACAGGCGACATCAACAACGACGGCCTTGTCGACATCTTCCTGGTGTCCAATCACGGCGCCAACAAGCTTTATCTGAATAAGGGCAATTTTAAATTTGAAGACATCTCACATTCCGCCGGCATCGAAGGGTTCTCCGAATGGAAGACGGGGGTTACCCTGGCCGATGTGAACGGCGACGGATGGCTGGATATTTATGTCTGCGCCCTCGGCAACTTCAATGGTCTGGAAGGCTCCAACGAACTCTACATCAACAACCACGACAATTCTTTCACCGAACAAGCCGATCGCTACGGCCTTGACTTTTCGGGCATGGCCACACAATCCGCTTTTTTTGACTATGACCACGACGGCGACCTCGACCTCTATCTCCTCACGCACGCCAAACATGTTGCGCGCTCGTATGACCGGGCAATGGGCCAAACCCTGACCGATCACGCCGCCGTCGATCACCTGTTCAGAAACGACAACGACATGTTCAAGGACGTGTCCGTTGCTGCGGGCATCGATACAGCCTCCTTGAGTTACGGACTCGGGTTGTCGGTTGGCGATCTGAATAACGATGGATGGGAGGATCTCTATGTGGGCAACGATTTTTACGAAGGCGACGAAGTCTACATCAATCAGCAGAATGGGACGTTCAAAGAGCAGGGCAAGGATTTCTTTCCTTACTTCTCGCGCTATACCCACGGCACCGACATCGCCGATCTCAACAACGACGGGCTCGACGACGTGATGACGCTCGATATCCGGGCCGACGGCAACGCCCACGAAAAGGTGACCTTAACGGAAGATCCATGGGAGCTTTTCAATTATAAAAAAAGTTACCACTATCCAGCCCAGTTCACACACAATACTTTGCAACTCAACAACGCCGGAAAAAATTTTTCGGAGCAATCCATTTCCGCGGGCGTTCACGCCACCGGTTGGAGCTGGTCAACCCTCCTCGCCGATTTTAACAACGACGGACAAAAAGACATCTTCATCACCGCCGGCATTCCCAAGGCGTTGAACGACCTCGACTATCTCGACTTTGCCCACAAAGATTCGCTCCGCTATGCCGTCGATCTGAGCGATGTCCATCGAAAAAAAGCTCTCGACATGATGCCTGACGGCCGTGCATCTTCCCGCGTTTTTGAAAATATCGACGGCACCCATTTTCAGGACAGAAGTCAACCGTGGGGCATCGATCTTCCGGGATATGCGAGTGGGGCGGCTTATGCCGACCTCGACAACGACGGCGACCTAGATGTGATCACCAACACGATCAACGGGCAGGCTTCGGTCTTTAAAAATCACACGCGCGAAAACAATAATTCCAATTACTTAACGGTGCGGCTTACCGGCGAGGGCAAAAACACAGGGGGCATTGGGGCGGTGGTGCATCTCTTTGTGAAGAGCATCCATCAGAAGTTACAGGTCATGCCCACACGTGGTTTTCTCTCGGCTGTTAGCAACGATCTTTTTTTTGGTTTGAAAGACAATGCCACCGTGGACAGTCTGATCGTGCAATGGCCTTCGGGAAAAAGGCAAAGGCTTGAGGGTGTGAGATCAAACACGACGTTGGTTGTTGATGAAAAAAATGCAAGCTTAAAGAAACCTTCCTCACTTGCAGCGGCCGAACCGGCGTTGTTTGAAGACGGACCAACCCAAGCCTACCAGCATAAAGAAAATGAATACTTTGATTTCTACCGTGAACCACTTATTCCTTTTCTGATTTCACGTGAAGGGCCAGCGCTGGCGGTGGGTGATGTGAACGGTGATGGCCAGGAGGATTACTTTGTCGGCGGCGCCAAACACCAGTCTGGTGCCCTATTTCTGCAGCAACGTGAGGGAAGCTTTCAACTCAGCAAGCAACCTGCTTTTGATAAAGATGCTGTGTTTGAAGATGTCGATGCGACTTTCGTCGATGTTGACAACGACAAAGACCTGGACCTCTATGTGGTCTCCGGCGGCAACGAGTTCTATGGCACGATGGAAAATCAGCAGGACCGGCTTTACCGGAACGACGGTCATGGAAATTTCAGTCGCGATGCAGCAGCCCTTCCAAAGCTTCTTCAAAATAAAAGTTGTGTGCGGCCTTGCGACATCGATAAAGACGGTGACATCGATCTTTTTGTGGGCGGGAGAGTTGTTCCCTTTCAATATGGAACGCCGGCCAGCTCCTATATCCTCATCAACGACGGTCATGGAAAGTTCACGGACGAGAGCATCCGACATCCGGCGATGGGGTCCCTGGGCATGATCACTAACGCGCAATGGCTGGACATCGACAAAGACAACGATGCCGACTTGGTTGTGGTTGGCGATTGGACGCCGGTAAGATTGTTCATCAACGAAAACGGAACACTACGGGAGTCTGCTCTATTGGATGACACGTCCCCGATCAAAAATCTCAATGGGTTTTGGCAAGGCATGGCCGCCGGCGATTTTGACAAAGATGGCGATGTGGATTTCGCCGTAGGAAATTTAGGCTTCAACTCCGTCCTCCACGCCGGATATAAAACCCTCTGGCTCTTCCAAACCGACATTCGCCTATCCGGCAAGCACAGCCCGGCCATCACCGCGCGCGAAACCATGGACGGCCACGTTTATCCTGTAGCACAATGGAACGAGATGATGACCGTAATGCCCGAAAATTTTAAGGAGGTTTTCCCTACTCATAAAAGCTATTCAGGAGTATCCATGGAGGATTTATCGAAGCAAATCGGTTTTTCTTATCCCGCGAAAACGAACGTCGACCAATTTGCGTCCTTGTATTTCGAAAACAGAAATGGGAAATTTATAGCCAAGGCTTTGCCCGATGCCGCACAGCTCACCAAAATATTTTCTATTGTGGCGAACGATTTCAACGGAGATGGACATGAAGACCTGCTCCTGGCTGGAAATACCACTTCGATAAGTCCCGTGCAGGGCGAATATCTTGCCGGCAGAGGCGCCGTGCTATTGGGCGATGGGAAAGGATCCTTTCTTGCCGCGACGATAAACGCTACGGGCTTGAACAACACGAAGGAAGTCAGAAACATAAAACCCATCCGGTTAGGGAACGGTCGTCGGGGCTTTCTGTTTGCTCATAACAACGATTCCTTGCAGCTGAGAATTTTAATAAAATGA
- a CDS encoding RagB/SusD family nutrient uptake outer membrane protein: protein MKNFLAIKRKVAYASILMIGFNLCCTNLDETVYDQIPQDQYGQTEGQLNTLIGPLYTGLGGYFSTFELLNCVTDEELAPTRGGDWGEPEWKFMTEHTWPTSFYGFDNLWNWIYSNIAKVNQKIANPGFQSPEAQAELKALRAFYHYEALDNFGNVLISESVGTDSPPQSSRAEVYAFVEKELLDALPNLSTDVRAKYGRISKYVAHMILAKLYLNAEVYTGTPQWAKAIEQCDAIIQSGQFTIATDFLSTFSVNNENSTEIILSTPFDKSQRTGLYLQMSTLHYLHQLTYDLGSAPWNGYCTYAEFYDTFEPDDVRRQMWLTGQIYSSSGEALFDDTQPAILTKEIPSFKMPAGPDARLAGYRSVKYEVERGATFDMSNDFVIYRISDVYLMRGEAHQRLGHLGEALDDVNAVRSKRGVDAFTIMSLDDILAERGRELAWEYHRRQDLIRFGKFENAWGFKPVTQEYLRLFPIPQSQIALNPNLTQNFGYPQ from the coding sequence ATGAAAAATTTTCTGGCTATCAAAAGAAAAGTGGCCTACGCTTCGATCCTGATGATCGGCTTCAACCTCTGTTGTACGAACCTGGATGAAACGGTCTATGATCAGATCCCACAAGATCAATACGGACAAACCGAAGGGCAACTGAACACGCTCATCGGCCCGCTTTATACTGGCTTAGGGGGTTACTTCAGCACCTTCGAGCTTTTGAATTGCGTAACCGACGAAGAACTCGCTCCCACCCGTGGTGGCGACTGGGGAGAACCGGAGTGGAAGTTCATGACCGAACACACCTGGCCCACGAGCTTCTATGGCTTCGACAACCTCTGGAACTGGATCTATTCGAACATCGCCAAGGTAAATCAAAAGATCGCCAACCCCGGATTTCAAAGCCCCGAGGCACAGGCCGAATTGAAAGCCCTTCGCGCTTTTTACCACTATGAGGCCCTCGACAATTTTGGCAATGTGCTCATTTCCGAAAGTGTCGGCACCGACTCCCCTCCGCAAAGCAGTCGCGCAGAGGTTTATGCTTTTGTTGAAAAAGAATTGCTGGACGCCCTGCCCAATCTTTCTACGGATGTGCGGGCCAAGTATGGTCGCATCTCGAAGTATGTGGCACATATGATTCTGGCGAAGCTTTACCTCAACGCAGAAGTCTACACCGGCACCCCGCAATGGGCCAAAGCGATCGAGCAATGCGACGCCATTATCCAGTCGGGACAATTCACCATTGCCACCGATTTTCTTTCTACGTTCAGTGTGAACAACGAAAACTCAACGGAGATCATTTTGTCGACGCCGTTTGACAAATCTCAACGCACCGGCCTCTACTTGCAGATGTCGACCTTGCATTATCTGCATCAGTTAACCTACGACCTGGGTTCTGCTCCCTGGAACGGCTATTGCACCTATGCGGAGTTCTACGATACATTCGAACCGGACGACGTACGGAGACAAATGTGGCTGACCGGTCAAATCTATAGCTCCAGCGGTGAAGCATTGTTTGACGACACGCAACCCGCCATCCTCACGAAGGAAATTCCTTCCTTCAAGATGCCCGCGGGGCCCGATGCCCGCCTGGCAGGTTATCGCAGTGTGAAATATGAAGTGGAGCGTGGTGCTACCTTTGATATGAGCAACGACTTTGTGATCTACCGGATCTCGGATGTATACCTCATGCGTGGGGAAGCCCACCAACGACTGGGGCACCTGGGAGAAGCCTTGGATGATGTGAATGCCGTGCGCAGCAAAAGAGGCGTAGACGCTTTCACAATCATGAGCCTCGACGACATCCTTGCCGAACGCGGCCGCGAACTGGCCTGGGAATATCACCGTCGCCAGGACTTGATCCGCTTTGGAAAATTTGAGAATGCCTGGGGCTTCAAACCCGTTACACAGGAATACTTGCGGCTTTTCCCGATCCCGCAAAGCCAGATCGCGCTTAACCCGAACCTCACTCAGAACTTTGGTTATCCGCAATAA
- a CDS encoding 6-phosphogluconolactonase → MQTFIASTSEEFAQQTADFLFQRFVQKPDLIIALAAGETPLLPYTRLVEKLIHERVDISRCTFIGLDEWVGIPPDNPGSCAYFFHNVVLGPLKIKSDRFKLFNSQAADLQQECRNMDAFILSRGVLDAIVVGIGMNGHIGFNEPGVSAKKYSHVIDLDANTKTVGQKYFTQQTALSKGITLGLQTLMDAKQAILLANGARKASIMRKALEGPLSIEVPASIMQQHTNGFIFMDEAAAGELTIKQKRE, encoded by the coding sequence ATGCAAACTTTTATCGCTTCCACTTCAGAAGAATTTGCGCAACAAACGGCAGATTTTTTATTTCAACGCTTTGTCCAGAAACCTGATCTCATCATCGCCCTGGCCGCTGGCGAAACGCCGTTGCTTCCGTATACCCGGCTTGTCGAAAAACTGATCCACGAACGCGTGGACATCTCGCGCTGCACCTTCATCGGCCTGGACGAATGGGTGGGCATCCCACCGGACAATCCCGGGAGCTGTGCCTACTTTTTTCACAACGTTGTCCTGGGTCCGCTAAAGATCAAAAGCGACCGTTTCAAACTCTTCAATTCCCAGGCCGCAGACCTGCAACAAGAATGCCGGAACATGGACGCGTTCATCCTTTCAAGAGGTGTTCTCGACGCCATCGTCGTGGGCATTGGTATGAACGGTCACATCGGCTTTAACGAACCCGGCGTATCCGCAAAAAAATATTCGCACGTGATCGACCTCGACGCCAACACAAAAACCGTCGGACAAAAATATTTTACGCAACAGACTGCTCTCTCAAAAGGTATTACCTTGGGGCTGCAAACTTTAATGGACGCCAAACAAGCCATCCTCCTGGCCAATGGCGCCCGCAAAGCGTCCATCATGAGAAAAGCATTGGAAGGGCCTCTCTCCATTGAGGTGCCTGCCTCCATTATGCAACAACACACAAATGGCTTTATCTTTATGGACGAGGCAGCAGCCGGGGAATTAACCATAAAACAAAAGCGGGAATAG
- a CDS encoding SusC/RagA family TonB-linked outer membrane protein — translation MLKFYHIFKGMLCLLILLSPGWTLAQERTITGKVTSADDNMQLPGANILVKGSSSGTVTDAEGQFSLAVGENTTLVISFVGYVSQEVAVGNQTSINISLVPDATSLAEVIVVGYGTVQKKDLTGSVTNLSQKDFNAGVNPNPLQAIQGKVAGLNITQPSGDPNQAPTVRLRGYTSLAGGSDPLYVVDGVIGVPINSISPSDIDKIDVLKDASASAIYGSRAANGVIMITTKRGKDGKPTISFNNYVAMENISKRLDLLNAGEYRDEVTRIKGPASLSDGLKFPTDANGNGYSTDWMKQITRTGYTNNHELALAGGTSQLSYRGSLNYMKREGIVKNTDFERITGRINVDQKALNDKLQVQYNLAITSVNSNLSNDDVVNRAILFLPTLPVKNTDGTYYEVPGSFDLYNPVAMQQNYQHPSHNTILVGAVNAKYEIVKGLTLGVNGALKSNQTREAQAYNVNTKAYLGNLGQVSQNFDQSNDKLMELTAQYKTNFGASNNLTVLGGYSYQGFINDGFGAMNNIGNAALADIGLYNLYGYNKLQAYQGTLVRPQGNYTSSYKNTSTLVSFFGRATANFGDKYNVTATVRRDGSTKFGANNKWGTFPSLAAGWTLSNEGFLSGGSTLNYLKLRAGWGQTGNQEGVDSYRSLLLYGQIDGTGATYYDPILKAFLPGVDITQNANPNLKWEVLEQLNLGLDFELFDGKITGTLEVYDKRTKDMLYNYTVPVNGNFYVKNQLANVGEMSNKGIELSIGGDAISSDNFRWNTRVVGSAFKNRVEKLSGAGYESGTILYNNFNGRGLGLITASQLREGHPMGEFYIPHFRGYDENGLIQYETEDGGVTTDYGSAKKFEKGSGIPKATVSWINTFTYKHFDFSFQLRGVFGNKIINNLRSNLTLSGSILENNMLRDIDQYPANYSIPGLSDQWLESGSFVRLDNWQLGYNIPVGGNAIKNARVYVAGNNLFVITKYKGIDPELQVKGDLGTDLATPNSIGMDYSNVYPKTRSFQLGVNLTF, via the coding sequence ATGTTAAAATTCTATCACATTTTTAAAGGCATGCTTTGTCTGCTGATCCTGCTTTCTCCGGGCTGGACGCTTGCTCAAGAGCGCACCATTACCGGAAAAGTTACATCAGCCGATGACAATATGCAGCTTCCAGGGGCCAACATTTTGGTCAAGGGCTCGTCTTCGGGGACGGTTACCGATGCGGAGGGCCAATTCAGCCTCGCGGTTGGAGAAAACACCACCCTGGTGATTTCCTTTGTTGGGTATGTTAGCCAGGAGGTTGCGGTAGGTAACCAGACCAGCATCAACATCAGCCTCGTTCCAGACGCAACGTCGCTGGCAGAAGTTATCGTGGTGGGCTATGGCACTGTTCAGAAAAAGGACCTCACCGGCTCAGTCACCAACCTGTCGCAAAAAGATTTTAATGCAGGGGTCAATCCAAACCCGCTGCAAGCCATTCAAGGAAAAGTTGCCGGCTTGAACATCACCCAGCCTTCGGGAGATCCCAATCAAGCACCCACCGTGCGACTGAGAGGCTACACGTCGCTGGCCGGTGGTAGCGACCCGCTCTATGTTGTGGACGGCGTTATTGGCGTGCCCATCAACAGCATTTCACCGTCCGACATCGACAAGATCGACGTGTTGAAAGATGCCAGCGCCTCCGCTATCTACGGCTCGCGCGCTGCCAACGGTGTGATCATGATCACCACCAAACGCGGCAAAGACGGCAAGCCGACCATCTCGTTTAACAACTACGTCGCTATGGAAAACATTTCCAAGCGCCTCGACCTGTTGAACGCCGGTGAATACCGGGACGAAGTTACCCGCATCAAAGGCCCTGCGTCCCTGAGCGACGGTTTGAAGTTTCCCACCGACGCCAACGGAAACGGTTACAGCACGGACTGGATGAAACAGATCACCCGCACGGGATACACGAACAACCACGAGCTCGCGCTCGCGGGCGGTACGTCCCAGCTTTCCTATCGCGGCTCCTTAAATTACATGAAGCGTGAAGGTATCGTGAAGAATACGGACTTCGAACGGATCACGGGTCGTATCAATGTGGACCAAAAAGCATTGAATGACAAATTACAGGTTCAGTACAACCTGGCCATCACCAGCGTCAATTCGAATCTATCGAACGACGATGTTGTCAATCGCGCCATTTTGTTCCTGCCTACCCTGCCTGTCAAAAACACTGACGGTACTTACTATGAAGTGCCGGGCAGCTTCGACCTTTACAATCCGGTAGCGATGCAGCAGAATTATCAGCATCCAAGCCACAACACCATCCTGGTGGGCGCCGTGAATGCGAAATACGAGATCGTGAAGGGACTTACACTGGGCGTGAACGGTGCGTTAAAGAGCAATCAGACCCGCGAGGCACAAGCGTACAACGTGAACACCAAAGCCTACCTGGGAAATCTGGGCCAGGTTTCACAAAACTTCGATCAGTCCAACGACAAACTCATGGAGTTGACCGCGCAGTATAAGACGAACTTTGGCGCCTCCAATAACCTGACCGTGTTGGGCGGCTATTCTTATCAGGGTTTTATCAACGACGGCTTTGGCGCCATGAACAATATCGGCAATGCAGCGCTGGCCGATATCGGCTTGTATAACCTATACGGCTACAACAAGCTCCAGGCGTATCAAGGAACCCTCGTAAGACCACAGGGCAATTATACTTCCTCCTATAAGAACACCAGCACGCTCGTTTCATTTTTTGGACGGGCCACAGCGAACTTTGGCGACAAGTATAATGTCACTGCTACGGTAAGACGTGACGGTAGTACGAAATTCGGAGCGAACAACAAATGGGGTACTTTCCCCTCACTGGCTGCGGGATGGACACTCAGCAATGAAGGTTTTCTTTCCGGTGGCAGCACGCTCAACTATTTGAAACTGCGCGCCGGCTGGGGTCAGACCGGAAACCAGGAGGGTGTTGATTCCTATCGCTCTTTGCTCCTCTATGGACAAATCGATGGTACAGGGGCAACCTACTACGATCCGATCCTGAAAGCGTTCCTGCCCGGTGTTGACATCACGCAAAACGCAAACCCGAATCTGAAGTGGGAAGTGTTGGAGCAATTGAACCTGGGATTGGACTTTGAACTTTTTGATGGAAAAATTACCGGTACGTTGGAAGTCTACGACAAGCGCACCAAGGACATGTTGTATAACTACACCGTGCCTGTGAATGGCAACTTCTATGTAAAAAATCAATTGGCCAACGTAGGCGAGATGTCAAACAAGGGGATCGAGTTGTCGATTGGTGGCGATGCGATCAGCAGCGACAACTTCCGTTGGAATACACGAGTTGTAGGCTCCGCATTCAAAAACAGGGTTGAGAAATTGAGCGGTGCCGGCTATGAGTCTGGCACAATCTTATACAATAACTTCAACGGTCGCGGGTTGGGTCTGATCACGGCTTCCCAATTGCGCGAAGGCCACCCGATGGGTGAATTTTATATTCCTCATTTCAGAGGGTATGACGAAAATGGACTCATCCAGTACGAAACCGAAGACGGTGGCGTGACCACCGATTATGGCAGCGCCAAGAAGTTTGAGAAAGGCTCGGGCATTCCCAAAGCCACCGTTTCGTGGATCAACACGTTCACCTATAAGCATTTCGATTTCTCCTTCCAGTTGCGTGGTGTTTTTGGAAACAAGATCATCAACAACCTGCGGTCTAACCTGACCCTTTCGGGAAGCATCCTGGAAAACAACATGCTCCGCGACATCGATCAGTATCCGGCAAACTACAGCATACCGGGCTTGTCTGACCAATGGTTGGAAAGCGGATCGTTCGTGCGCCTCGACAACTGGCAACTGGGCTACAACATCCCCGTGGGTGGTAATGCCATTAAAAACGCCCGTGTGTATGTGGCGGGAAACAATTTGTTTGTGATCACGAAATACAAAGGTATAGACCCTGAATTACAAGTGAAGGGTGACCTGGGTACCGATCTTGCAACGCCAAACAGTATCGGCATGGACTACAGCAATGTGTATCCAAAAACCAGATCCTTCCAGCTTGGTGTTAACCTTACTTTTTAA